Proteins encoded by one window of Synechococcus sp. WH 7805:
- the purC gene encoding phosphoribosylaminoimidazolesuccinocarboxamide synthase, with protein sequence MTLTHGELLYEGKAKRIFACKDPQQVLVEFKNDATAFNAQKKAQLENKGRLNCLISACLFELLERHEIPTHYLGVSDDTLMVVQRVDVIPIEVVLRNTAAGSLCRETPISQGTALDPALLDLYYKDDDFGDPLLTDARIALLGVVSFELRQRMEDLIRRVNAVLLPFFKDLGLQLVDFKLEMGLNQAGELLVADEISPDTCRFWDINCADANERILDKDRFRKDLGGVIEAYGEVCKRVQGACPQPRNCR encoded by the coding sequence ATGACCCTCACCCACGGCGAACTTCTCTACGAAGGCAAGGCAAAACGCATCTTTGCCTGCAAAGATCCCCAGCAGGTTTTGGTTGAGTTCAAGAACGATGCCACCGCCTTCAATGCTCAGAAGAAAGCCCAGTTGGAGAACAAGGGCCGTTTGAATTGCTTGATATCAGCTTGTTTGTTCGAGTTGCTCGAGCGCCATGAGATCCCCACCCATTACCTCGGTGTTTCAGATGACACCTTGATGGTCGTGCAGCGTGTGGACGTGATTCCGATCGAGGTGGTGTTGCGTAACACCGCGGCCGGCTCGCTTTGTCGTGAAACCCCAATTTCCCAAGGCACCGCTCTCGATCCAGCGCTTCTCGATCTCTATTACAAGGATGATGATTTTGGGGATCCGCTGCTCACGGACGCTCGGATTGCTCTGCTTGGAGTAGTGAGTTTCGAATTGCGTCAGCGCATGGAGGATCTGATCCGCCGGGTCAACGCTGTGTTGCTGCCTTTCTTTAAGGATCTGGGGCTGCAGCTGGTGGATTTCAAGCTGGAAATGGGTCTGAATCAGGCCGGTGAGTTGCTTGTTGCCGATGAGATCAGCCCCGATACCTGCCGCTTTTGGGATATCAACTGCGCAGACGCCAATGAGCGGATTCTCGACAAGGACCGATTCCGTAAAGATCTTGGCGGTGTAATCGAGGCCTACGGGGAGGTCTGCAAACGGGTACAAGGGGCATGCCCACAACCCCGGAACTGCAGGTAG
- a CDS encoding BamA/TamA family outer membrane protein: protein MVTFSSSRTRTSVRRSVLGMALSLPLMTALPARAQAEAETVQVEASQTEEVQVDDAAGEVEVDQTTTEEIEVAPVAPAETPPANQAPSAETLPEEPARPRVLITEVIIEGIADHPEQERLELEAYDAMTVRPGSRVTREELKLDLDAIYATGWFSDVRIEPINGPLGVQLVVKVVPNPVLTRVELDPEDNKIKPEVLVDTFSSDYGRTLNLNELQLRMKELQKWYADEGYSLARVSGPTRVSPDGVVQLKVLIGTVNGVDVQFLTKEGETTNDKGEPLKGKTKPWVVTREISIEPGEPFNRKKLEEDIKRLYGTSLFSDIKVTLKPVAGEPGTITIVLGIVEQSTGSLSGGLGYSQSQGVFGQVQLSDSNMFGRAWNLALNLTYGQFGGLANFTFTDPWIKGDKYRTSFRTSIFLSREVPQVFQSQNEGDIVTVTDYQDNNSKKAFDIRNRNNPADRRFDNVAQASKQFPDESWFEFEGDSVALQRVGGNIVLARPLNGGDPFKKVPWQALVGVNVQNVRPINFNGDTRPYGVPNENIRNGEIPNNEVICIAFNCANENNLASVRFATTYNTLNDARNPTSGNFFSFGTEQYVSVGENSPTFNRVRTTYTKFFPVNWLKLFKGCRPKPGEKENCPQAIAFQVKAGTIVGQLPPYEAFCLGGSNSVRGWFDCDLAVGRSFGEATIEYRFPIFSIFSGEVFIDAGTDFGSQANVPGKPGELLDKPGSGVSPGLGVIVTTPVGPLRLELASQNFTGEVRFNLGVGWKF from the coding sequence ATGGTGACCTTCTCCTCCAGCCGAACCAGGACGTCCGTTCGGAGGAGCGTTCTGGGTATGGCACTCTCACTTCCACTGATGACCGCCCTGCCGGCCAGAGCCCAAGCGGAGGCTGAGACGGTTCAGGTGGAAGCTTCTCAAACTGAAGAGGTTCAGGTTGACGATGCAGCCGGTGAGGTAGAGGTCGACCAGACCACCACTGAAGAGATCGAGGTGGCGCCTGTTGCGCCGGCTGAAACCCCACCCGCCAATCAAGCACCCTCCGCAGAAACCCTTCCTGAGGAACCGGCTCGACCAAGGGTGTTGATCACTGAGGTGATCATCGAAGGTATCGCTGATCATCCCGAGCAGGAACGCCTCGAGCTTGAGGCCTACGACGCGATGACTGTGCGTCCGGGCAGCAGGGTGACTCGTGAGGAGCTCAAGCTCGATCTTGATGCCATTTATGCCACCGGATGGTTTTCGGATGTTCGCATCGAGCCCATCAATGGCCCCCTCGGCGTTCAACTGGTGGTGAAGGTGGTGCCTAACCCGGTGCTCACGAGGGTTGAACTCGATCCGGAGGACAACAAGATCAAGCCGGAGGTGCTCGTAGACACGTTCAGCTCCGACTATGGCCGCACGCTCAACCTCAACGAGCTGCAGCTGCGAATGAAGGAGTTGCAGAAGTGGTACGCCGATGAGGGCTACTCCCTGGCCCGGGTGAGCGGTCCGACCCGTGTGAGTCCTGATGGTGTCGTTCAGCTCAAGGTGTTAATTGGCACCGTGAACGGTGTGGATGTTCAGTTCCTCACCAAAGAAGGTGAAACCACGAACGACAAAGGCGAGCCTTTGAAGGGCAAGACCAAACCCTGGGTGGTGACCCGAGAGATTTCCATCGAGCCTGGCGAACCCTTCAACCGCAAAAAACTCGAGGAAGACATCAAGCGGCTCTACGGCACCTCGCTGTTTAGTGACATCAAAGTGACCCTCAAGCCTGTGGCTGGAGAGCCTGGGACTATCACGATCGTCCTGGGAATAGTGGAACAATCCACCGGATCTCTCTCTGGCGGTTTGGGTTACAGCCAGAGTCAGGGTGTGTTCGGTCAGGTGCAGCTGTCTGACAGCAACATGTTCGGCCGAGCCTGGAACCTGGCTCTCAATCTCACCTATGGCCAGTTTGGAGGACTTGCCAACTTCACCTTCACCGATCCCTGGATCAAAGGTGACAAGTACCGCACATCATTCCGGACATCCATCTTTCTGAGCCGAGAAGTCCCCCAGGTTTTTCAGAGCCAGAACGAGGGTGACATTGTCACCGTGACTGACTACCAGGACAACAATTCCAAAAAAGCTTTCGATATCAGGAACCGCAACAATCCTGCTGATCGCCGCTTCGACAATGTGGCTCAAGCGAGCAAGCAGTTCCCTGACGAGAGCTGGTTTGAGTTCGAAGGTGATTCCGTTGCTCTTCAGAGAGTGGGTGGCAACATCGTTTTAGCTAGACCTTTGAATGGTGGTGATCCCTTCAAAAAGGTTCCCTGGCAGGCGCTGGTCGGAGTGAATGTTCAGAACGTGCGCCCGATTAATTTCAATGGCGATACCCGTCCCTACGGAGTTCCCAACGAAAACATCCGCAATGGTGAGATTCCCAACAACGAGGTGATCTGCATTGCCTTTAATTGCGCGAATGAAAACAATCTGGCCAGTGTGCGCTTCGCTACCACCTACAACACGCTGAACGACGCGCGCAACCCAACTTCGGGCAACTTCTTCAGTTTCGGCACCGAGCAGTATGTGTCGGTGGGAGAGAATTCACCAACTTTCAACCGCGTACGAACCACCTACACCAAGTTCTTTCCTGTGAATTGGTTGAAGTTGTTCAAGGGATGCCGCCCAAAACCCGGTGAAAAAGAAAACTGCCCTCAAGCTATTGCTTTTCAAGTGAAAGCTGGCACGATTGTTGGCCAATTGCCTCCTTACGAAGCGTTTTGCTTGGGTGGTTCTAATTCGGTGCGTGGTTGGTTTGACTGTGACCTGGCAGTAGGCCGCAGTTTTGGTGAGGCCACCATCGAATATCGCTTCCCGATTTTCAGTATTTTCTCGGGAGAAGTGTTCATTGATGCCGGCACGGATTTTGGCTCTCAGGCCAATGTTCCCGGCAAACCTGGTGAACTACTCGATAAGCCAGGATCGGGAGTTTCGCCTGGATTGGGTGTGATCGTGACCACTCCAGTGGGTCCGTTGCGACTGGAATTGGCGAGCCAGAACTTCACGGGCGAGGTTCGCTTCAATTTGGGTGTGGGCTGGAAGTTCTGA